In the Leucoraja erinacea ecotype New England unplaced genomic scaffold, Leri_hhj_1 Leri_478S, whole genome shotgun sequence genome, tgtacaagtcattggcgagaccaaatctggaatatggtgtacaattctggtcgcccaattataggaaggatgtcaacaaaatagagagagtacagaggagatttactagaatgttgcctgggtttcaacaactaagttacagaaataggttgaataagcataggtctttattctctggagcgcagaaggttaaggggggacttgatagaggtctttaaaatgatgagagggatagacagagttgatgtggacaaacttttccccttgagaatagggaagattcaaacaagaggacatgacttcagaataacATCCCTCAGTACAACACCACTCCCAATCAAGATctgactccaccttcagggacaTATGTACCTGTACTTccggatccctctactctacaacaacccctatgatgccactttcaatgaaagcTCTACCAGCATTTCATGATCCATCTGTTCTTCTACTTTCCCGATCTTCCTGTGATGGTACATTTGGTGaaatatgtacctgtactccaagaTCTCTCTACTCAACAACATTCCCAACCTACCTGTGACACCGCTTTCAGGGAATTGTGTCCAATTACCCCTATGTCCCACTGGTGTACAGGTTTAcaggattcctttattgtcattcagaccgaagtctgaacgaaatttcgtgcctgcagtcatacatacatacaatacaataaaaaaacaacaataaacacatattaatatCCACCGCAGTGAGTCCACCTagaacctcctcactgtgatggaggcaaaagtcttagatacAACATCCATCTTCCTGCAACACCACCTTCATGGACCTAAGTAACTGCGTACCgagatccctcagctctacaactATCCTTTTTAACCTATGTTTCCACATTCTGAGAACTATATGCATGTGCGCCTcactccctctgttctacaacactccccagaggtgtgtagatcctgcccatttGGAATTTTCAAAATTTAACACCTCACGTTTTTCTGTGCATGTGAATGTTTTATGGCGATATTTGTTGTTTCAGAACTTCCGCCTCCACCGACTATCTCCAAGACTCCTGACTATCCCGTGTACGTGTCTGGAGAATCCATCACCATCACGTGCGCTAGTTCACGGCGGGACACGGCGGGGAGGTTTCAGTTGAGAAAAGACTCCAACCTTCTCACAAGCAGCACGGGAAGTGGCACGACGTTCACCCACCGGATCACAGACTTAAGGGCAGACGTGGACAACACCTACACATGTGTCATGGTGTTGCACGCTTCCGCTCGGTGGCTCCCGTCCCCTCCGAGCCCTGCGATCTACATTCGTGTCGCAGGTCAGTCACACACGCCACCATCCTGAGATTTATTCAGGGAGGATTATGGGGTTTCGTGTATTGGTGCTGGGAAATAAACCTGAGTTATAATTTCGTACGGcctactttggtttagtttagtttagtttaattcagtttaatttaattcagttcCTTTCATTTTGCTTGGCTTCCTTGAGTTTGATTTGTGTTTAATTTAATCAAGTTGAGTCCTATTCTGATCCCTCTCCACCACACCTCTCCGTATTGTGATGTGAATCCACCtttggggaaacatagaaattaggtgcaggagtaggccattttgcccttcgagcctgcaccgccattcaatatgatgatggctgatcatccaactcagtatcccgtacctgccttctctccataccctctgatccccttagccacaagggccacatctaactccctcttaaatatagacaattaactggcctcgactaccctctgcggcagagagttccagagattcaccactctctgtgtgaaaaaaaaagttcttctcatctcggttttaaaggatttcccccgtatccttaagctgtgaccccttgtcctggacttccccaacatcgggagcaatcttcctgcatctagcctgtccaacaccttaagaattttgtaagtgtctataagatccctgctcaatctcctaaattccagagagcataaaccaagtctatccagtctttcttcataagacagtcctgacatcccaggaatcagtctggtgaaccttctatgcactctctctatggtaataatgtccttcctcagatttggagaccaaaactgtacgcaatactccaggtgtggtctcaccaagtccctgtacaactgcagtagaacctccctcctcctatactcaaatccatttgctatgaaagctaacataccattcgctttcttcactgcctgctgcacctgcatgcctactttcaatgactggtgtaccatgacacccagggctcgctgcatctccccttttcctagtcggaaaccatttagataatggtctgctttcctgtttttgccaccaaaatggataacctcacatttatccaaattatactgcatctgccaaacatttgcccactcacccagcctatccaagtcaccttgcagtctcctagcatcctcttcacagctaacactgaccccagcttagtgtcatccgcaaacttggagttattgccttcaattccctcatccagatcattaatatatattgtaaatagctggggtcccagcactgagccttgcggtacccaaaagtcactgcctgccattatgaaaagcacccgtttactcctactctgtgcttcctgtttgccagctagttctctatccacaacaatactgaacccccaatgccgtgtactttaagtttgtatactaatctcttatgtgggaccttgccgaaagccttctggaattccagatacaccacgtccactggttctcccctatccacgctactaggttacatcctcaaaaaattctataagattcgtcagacatgatttacctttcgtaaatccatgctgaatttgcccaatgatttcaccactttccaaatgtgctgctatcccatctttaataactgactctagcagtttccccactaccgattccccgttttctctctccctcacttcttAAAAAGCggtgttacgtttgctacccgccaatcctcaggaactactccggaatctaaagagttttcaaAGATTATTActtatgcatccactatttctggagctacttccttaagtattctgggatgcagcctatctggcccttggGATGTATCGGccattaatccattcaatttacccaacaccacttcccggctaacctggatttcactcaatgccTCCAACTCCCTTGACcgtcggtcccctgctatttccggcaaattatttatgtcttccttagtgaagacggaaccaaagtagttattcaattggtccgccatatcctttgTTCCCaatgatcaactcgcctgtttctgactgcaagggacctacatttgttttaactaatctctttcttttcacatatctattaaaacttttgcagtcagtttttatgttacctgccagttttctttcataatctatttttcctttcctaattaagccctttgtcctcctctgctggtctctgaatgtatcccagtcctccggtatgctgctttttctggataatttgtacgcatcatccttcgctttgatactttccctgatttcccttgttatccacggatgtgctaccttccctgatttattcttttgccaaactgggatgaacaatttttgtagttcatccatgcagtctttaaatgacttccattgcatatccaccgtcaaacctctgagaattaattgccagtcaatcttggccaattcacgtctcctaccctcaaagttaccttcctttaagttcagaaccattgtttctgatttAACaacgtcactctccatcctaatgaagaactcaaacatattatggtcactcttgcccaagggggcacgtacaacaagattgctaactaacccttcctcatcacaaaatacccagtctaaaatagcctgctctctcgttggttcctctacatgttgatttagataactatccctcatacattccaataaatcctcttcctcagcgcccctgccaatttgattcacccaatctatatgtagattgaagtcacccattataactgttttgcctttgtcgcgcgcatttctaatttcctgtttgataccatctccaacttcactactactgttaggtgacctgtacacaacacccaccagcgttttctgccccttagtgtttcgcagctctacccataccgattccacatcctccaaactaatgtcccctttccattgcattaatctcctctctaatcagtaacgctgccccacctccatttcctttctctctagccctcctgaatattgaatatccctggatgttcagctcccagccttggtcaccctggaggcatgtctccgtgatcccaactatatcatagccattaatagctatctgcacattcaactcatccaccttattacgaatgctccttgcattgagacacaaagccttcaggtttgtttttacaacactcttaccccttatacaattatgttgaaaagtggccctttttgattttgccctggttttgtctgcctgccacttttacttttcaccttgctacctatttcttctaccctcattttacacctctcggtctctacgctcacacatttaagaaacactttcccttgaactccatcctccactatcctattcgaaaccccaccccccttattcagtttaaagccaaaaCAAAGTACCCGCACTCCTGAATCCATCCACTCCATGACATTCCCCATCTAATTGTGTCGCCAGCAGCAGCCTGCGCTCCTCTATATCTCTGCTTTATAAAAATACTTAACTACCAATGACGACACTTTCATGGAACGACATACCTGCACCTCTTGATCCCTCTTTTCTCCTACACTCCCAAAAGTATTGTAACGCATTCTACGGGAAGTAAGTACCTGCACTCCTATATCGCTCTGTTCTAAAATTCTCCCAATCTACCTCTGTTGCAACTTTCAGGACACTGTGACCATttactccttgatccctctgctctgtaaAACTCCCTGTCTACCTGcacgccaccttcaaggaaaaAATGTACATGCGCTCCTATATCTCCCTGCTCTACCACACTCGCCAGAACTGATCTACACCACTACACAgagctgctctacaacactccccagcgcagctctacaacacttcccatcgctgctctacaacactccccagagctctaccattcactatgtaggaCGTGCCCATGTTGGATTTTCCAAAACGGAAAACCACCTATTTTTTCTGTGCATGTAGATATTTTAGGGCAATGTTTTTCGTTCCAGAACGCCCGCGTCCACCGACTATCTCCAAGACTCCTGACTATCCCGTGTATGTGCCTGGAGAATCCATCATCCTCACGTGCGCAAGTTCACGACGAGATACGGCGGGGAGGTTTCAGTTGAGGAAATCCTCCAACCTTCTCACCAACAGCACGGGAAATCACACGACCTTCACCCACCGCATCACAGAATTAAGGGCAGACATAGACAGCACCTACACCTGTGTCATGTTGGTGCACGTCTCCGCTCGGTGGCTCCCGTCGCTTCCAAGCCCAGTGGTCCATATACGTGCCACAGGTTAGTCACACACGCCATCGTCGTGGGATTTATTCAGAGGGGGATTATAGTGCTTAGTGTGATGGAGCTCGGAAACAAACCTGGTTAGTTTAATCCAGACTGCTTTCATTTAGATTATTGAGTTTACTTctgttttatttagttttgttcagcTCACAGTTTCTGCGATTTAGTTTTGTATGTTCCAGTTTAATTTaatccagtttagtttacttcagtgtaatttagtttagttcagctcaCTTTCTGTTGCGATGCGATACAATAGATCCttgggagggaaattggtctgccaacaatcatgATACACAATAAGATACATTAAGTTAAGTAACGAGTGATAAGTCCAGCATTGAGGATTGAGGCTGTGcgaacattgggggggggggggggggggggggggggggggggggggggggggggggggggggggggggggggctgagtcgGGGGAAtgcgaggggtgggagggggatatCAGGTGAAGGGGAGTCAGTAACCACAACGGCAGGAGGGGGTGGAGTTGTATAGATTGATATCCGCAGGTAAAACGG is a window encoding:
- the LOC129693919 gene encoding uncharacterized protein LOC129693919, whose translation is MAIFVVSELPPPPTISKTPDYPVYVSGESITITCASSRRDTAGRFQLRKDSNLLTSSTGSGTTFTHRITDLRADVDNTYTCVMVLHASARWLPSPPSPAIYIRVAERPRPPTISKTPDYPVYVPGESIILTCASSRRDTAGRFQLRKSSNLLTNSTGNHTTFTHRITELRADIDSTYTCVMLVHVSARWLPSLPSPVVHIRATG